CTTGCAATGAACTATATTGATGAGGGCTCAGATGACAAGCTTTATGAAGCTCACAGGTCATATTATGCACTGTTTACAATTGGCTTGACATATCTATGTTAGCATGGCCTTTTATTTCCATGAGCTATAAGTCAGCAGGACTCTTCACTGTCTTTTATTTCTTATACAGGGAGTGGGGGAAACGCTTTATGAAATTGTATCCACAACATACTAGTTGGGATAACTCTAAAATTGCTGATCGTCCATTGATCATCGGCTATGTGTCTCCTGATTACTTTACTCATTCTGTGTCCTACTTCATTGAAGCTCCGCTTACACATCATGACTACACAAATTGCAAGGTGGTTGTCTACTCCGGTGTTGTGAAGGTATAGACAATTATTCCTTTTTCCTCTTAGCTATGTTCTGGATTGTACACACTTTGAGCCATCAATCTATTAGATTGCTTTCTTTATTAGGAACTGAACTTTATGTCAAATTAAGTATAGAAAATGACCCTTTTGTCAAACAGAAGATATCTAGTGACCTTCAGGAACTTATTTTCATGcaagaaaatttagctcaataGTTCTATATTTATGTAAATTTAAAAATAACATCCAATGCAAGGTTGATTGGTGGAGTATAGTGCCACATGTTAGTGGCATCTTAGTTTCCTACTTGCATGATCTTTATTCTGTAATTCTACTTGCTCTCAGGTGTTATTTGTGTTGCTGAGAAATTTGTTTCATTTATTTATGGTTCTCCTGGTACCTAAAGGGCTGCACTGCTTAGTCTGTTTGGAGCATgcaagctccttggtttcctgtcCTTCTTCAGGACACTGCCTCTGTTTCTTTAATCACATTTCACTCATTTTTTCTTTCATTGATTATTATTTAGGCAGATGCCAAGACACTTAGATTCAAGGATAAGGTGTTGAAAAAGGGTGGATTGTGGAGAGATATATATGGTATTGACGAAAAGAAGGTTGCTAGCTTGGTAAGGGAGGATAAAGTGGACATACTTGTGGAGCTTACTGGTCATACAGCAAATAATAAGTTAGGAACATTGGCATGCCGACCTGCTCCTATTCAGGTACTTTGTGCTACATGATGCTTATCTGTTTCCTCCCTTATTTTCAGAACTGTTCTTACAGGAGCAATATTCATTCTTTATGTGATGAGCAGGATTTTTTTTAACCTTGACCTGTATGTCCTCACAGGTTACCTGGATTGGCTACCCTAATACAACAGGTTTGCCAACAATTGACTACCGAATCACAGACTCATTGGCTGATGCACCTAGTACAAAACAAAAGTAAGACACACTTATCTTGCAGCTACAGTTATTCCAGCATGTAATTTTCTATTCTTAGATATTTAGAATCTCATGGCAGCAATTGTCTTCAGGCATGTTGAAGAGTTGGTGCGGCTTCCAGAAAGCTTTCTTTGTTACACTCCCTCCCCGGAAGCTGGTCCTGTTTGTCCAACGCCAGCAATTTCAAATGGTTTCATAACTTTTGGGAGTTTTAACAATCTAGCAAAGGTGACACATTAACACTTGAAAGCTTTTAACTTTATTCTGAATTACTCAAttaattttttttttatttacaGATTACACCGAAGGTATTGCAAGTTTGGGCCCGAATATTATGTGCAGTCCCAAACTCCAGGCTTGTGGTTAAGTGCAAGCCATTCTGCTGTGACAGCATACGGCAGAAATTTTTATCAACACTAGAGGAATTGGGTTTGGAGTCATTGCGAGTTGATTTGTTGCCACTCATCCATCTGAACCATGATCACATGCAAGCATATTCCTTGATGGACATCAGGTGAGCAGTTGTCTCACGATTGTAGGCTGAGTTTGTAAACAGCATTATTAGTGTTGCTCTAAACAGTATCTgaattttcttttctttgtGCAGCCTGGATACATTTCCTTATGCTGGAACTACCACTACATGTGAATCCTTATACATGGGGGTTCCATGTGTTACAATGGCTGGTGCAGTTCATGCTCATAATGTTGGTGTTAGCCTACTCAGTAAAGTTGGTAAGTAATTGTACGCTACTTGCTCATCTATTGTAGTACTTATCCTTTCCCTGCATGATTGTGTATGACCTACATCAAAGGTTCACTTTTCCGTGCATGTTTTATCTGAACATACAACATAGATAGTGTTAACTGAAGTGGCTACTAGTAAAATCTTATAGCTATCATACTAGGCCATTTTCTTTCCACTGTCAAATGGGTATTATCCTTATGGAACTATGGATTGACGTTTTGCCTTAATTTTTTTCCCCTCCTTGCAGGGTTGGGGAGGTTGGTTGCCAAAACAGAAGATGAGTATGTCAACTTAGCGTTGGATTTGGCATCAGATGTAAATGCCTTGCAAGAACTGAGAATGAGCCTCCGAGAGCTGATGATGAAGTCACCTGTCTGTGATGGAGAGAAATTCACATGCGGCCTGGAAGCTGCATACAGGAACATGTGGCACAGGTATTGTGATGGGGATGTGCCATCTCTCAGGCACTTAGAGCTGTTACAGGAACATCCTATTGTCAATAAGCAAGACTCGGACAAGACCGCCGAGAAGCTCGCGGATCTGAAAGCACAGAAAGCAAATGCGACCGTGGAGGAAGATAAGGAGCCCCCAATAATGGCAAATGGTGCGACTTCACCTGGTTCACCCGCTTCTGCGAAATGTGAAGCAAATGGCCATTGCAGCCAATGACCAATGGGATGGTGCACTCCATTGATTTGGCCAATACTGATCTACCATAGCTTGGGATGCACGATTGATGTCGGTGATATCTGTGCATAGAGAGCTTGCTGCTGGGGTGCCAATGCTGGGTGTCTGATTTATCGACACTGGTAATGGACATAAGAGCACACATGTGCCAGTTGGTTGTGAATCTGCGGTAACCTGTGACTTGTAGCAAATGTAAGATAATTCAACGGGGGGAAAAGCTTAGAGTTTGATTTGTAGAGCTTTACCCCTTGTGTAGGTTCATGATATGGTAACTTGAGTGGCAACATTTTAGAAGCAAAAAAACAAAGGCACTGGTTGTATATGTAGTAGAAATATGACAGTGAAACAACTTCTAGAGTCGATTAACCGAGGCAATTTCAATAGGCAGTCACCATGTTATTTATTTCTAATTTTTGCGCCTTTTGTCTCCTGCACTTTGTGATCTGGGATGCTGTTTGCCCATTTTAGTTGATTCACAGAGACTGAGCAGCCGCTGCTGGTACCTCAAAGTTTACGAGGAAAAGAAACAACCTCAAAGACTTAGCAACCATGTTATTTATTTCGTTTTGGTTTCTCTTATAGCTTTTTAAAGAAAATTATTGATGGCcgcccttttcttttcccgtgCCTATGCGAGTTGGGGGCTACTCAACGAGCATGCAGAAACCAACCAATCTGCAGGGGCGTGGCGGCATGTCCAGTTACTGATGAAATATCCTACACTTCTTCCTCTTTGCATGAGTATTCATCCCCTTAGCTAGAACATTTTTCCTTTTTTTGCcatttaacttttgatcttggTGGGTTGTTTATGTTTGGCGATGTAGCTGCATGCATGACCCGAGGAAGCAAGATTAGTTAGGTTATTAAGGATGTGATTCTTTAATTAATGACCATCCTGACATCAAGTAGATATTATTACTACTGTTTTTCCCTTTTATTACTATCATTTGCTAAACCAGAGGGGTCAGACTTGGGTGTTCATCTAAAGTTCAGAACATAGTAGTGTTTTTAACTTTTTATAGACCGGCAGAAACTAGAGAGGATGTTAGTGTGGTTAACAAAATCTGGCAGGTAACTTGGTGGAAGTGTCAGACTTGGGTGTTCATCCCTAATTTATGCATATTAGGGATATTTTATGTACATTAAATTTGATGTGGATGTGGTATTTGTAAAAATTAGTGTATGATTCATAAGAGTTTCTTAACTGTAGTTTTCTAGTCTCATGCACTTCACTAGAATACTAGTTTGTGTTTGAGTATTTGGCTGCTCGTCTTATGTTTAGATCAAAATTTTAATTTAATTAGGTAAATTATTGTTATTAGTTAGGCAAAGTACTATTATTAGAAAggcacttttccttttgatttTGTTCTGCTCAATTGGAATTGCTTGCATTTATCGTAGTTTCTCCACCCCGCTTCATGCCGGTAGGGATAACATGAGCTCATTACCTCTTCCTTGATTTAGTTGGCACAACAGAGGCAGCAGTTGTTCTTATGTAGCAACTTTTGTGTTCTTATGATCTGGTTATTTTTTCTACTGATTTAGTTCCTGCTGGGGGCTTGGTGGTAAGAGTAGGCTCACGCAGACCATGTTGCAACCAATCTATGCTTTTTTGAGTTTTCTATATGATTTTTTTTGTGGTAGAAGGTATGCAGTTTTGGCAGAACTCATAAGCATTTTAATTAGGTCGCTTATGTCTTTTTTCAGTCTCGTATAGGCATTTTAATGTTGGTTCTCAACAAAACTGTTCTACGGAGGCAATAATATTGATTCCCAATAAGTATTTTTATTGTCGTATCTAGGCATAACAATACATTTATTTAAGCAATTTTGTCTAAGCATTTTTTGCAACATTACTGCTAGAACACACAAACTAACATGCCGCTTTTTTTGCCAACTACATTTTGCAACTTCAACAAAAAGGACTGGGTGGGGGGTGAGGCTTTGACCAGCAGCGTGCCTGTGAAGAATTTGGCCAAACAACTTTGTAGATCAAGCAATTCTATTAGGGAGCAGTTGAACAACTTTGTAGACAAAGTAAAGGTGGTTCAGATTTTATCTCCCGGCAGTGAGGTTGGGGGGAGGAGGAACCTAAAATCGTTTGCACAGAGAATGCATAAACAAGATCTGCTCGAGCATTTTTTTTTGAGTTTTGCTGCACATGTACCTATCTCTGGTTATCCAGTTGTTTTACGTCACTATTTTTCTGGTTCTCCCCATATGGCTTCAGCAATTTTTCCGGTTGATATCGTCGCGTCTCGCTCGGCGTCGCGGCTGGAATATGGGcagttttaatttttttttttctgtctggcggcggcggtggcgggtgCGGTGCGGGGGCAGTTTAGCGTGAGGGAAGAAACGGGCGCCCAAGTTTGTTGAGCCCCGGCTAGGGGTTGGGGGTGGGGTAAGAAATCCACCTTACTTTGAGGGCAAAAACAGATTAAATTGAAGTTtcttcattctttcttttcttcctccatCAACTGAGCTTAGCTACATCTTCCGCCACGTACTAGCTAGCTCATACAATGATCCATCCATCTGCTGCGGCCTGCTAGCCGCCAGCTGGGAAAGAGCTCATACAATGATCGTCGTCAGGCTGTCGTCGTCGACGGCGCGGCGCTCAAGGGGATCCTCATCATCCACTTCGATGGGGACCAGCAGGTGGCGCCGGAGGGCGTCGCGCCGGCGGCTGTCCGTGTCCAGCCTGCCGAGCACGCCGACGATAGAGACCAGGTGGTGCCGGAGGACGTCGCGCCGGCCGTACAGCCCGCCGAGCACGACGGTGGGGACAACCAGGTAGTGCCGGTGGCGCCGGAGGGCGTCGCGCCGGCAGGTGGTGGGGGCCAGCAGGTGGCGCCGGAGGACGTCGCGCCGGTCGACGAGGACGATGGCAGGGATGAGGGATCAGGTGGtgccggtggcggcggaggatgTCGCGCCAGCCGGCCAgtccgacgacgacggcgtGGTGCCGGCCGGTTCTGGCTGATGGGTCGGCATTCCTTCCTTGGCAGGCTGACTGGTCGTGGACACTGCACCGTCATCACCTCCAATCCTAGCCTGCACGAACCAACCAACGCATTGATATGCAAGCAATTAAGCACGGATCCCCGTACGTGACAAGTCCAAACCAAACAGCACCGTATTAGAATATGACGTGGCAAAAGTCATTAATAAATTAAGGCCAAGAGGTTGACAACGAGGGGTATGACGATGCACCAAAAGATGGCTTTCGCTACTTACGGAAATGCTTTGATTAGAACGCCATCAGACGCTACGTGCTAACCTTGTATCCACAATGCAAGCAACGTGCTCATCATCTCTGGCAGATGCATCATATTCATAGTAGAGATCAGGGCACACAGGAAGCCATGTCGCCGCTTCAAATCCATGCTATTACAATAAATGATATGATTGACTGCAGCTAGGTTTTCAGGTCAGACGACAGATCGAGAGATGAGATTCATCACTTGCTGGATTTTCTATAACAGTCGTCCAGGCCAGGATCAGGCCGTTTCTCAATCTTTTTCTCGCA
The Panicum hallii strain FIL2 chromosome 6, PHallii_v3.1, whole genome shotgun sequence genome window above contains:
- the LOC112896934 gene encoding probable UDP-N-acetylglucosamine--peptide N-acetylglucosaminyltransferase SPINDLY; the encoded protein is MGLPGMDSVPGKESNGVAPDRNGGASPAKQQLEGKEALRYANILRSRNKFADAIQLYNIVLEKEGANVEALIGKGICLQAQNLPRQAIECFTEAVKIEPENACALTHCGMIYKDEGHLVEAAEAYQKARTADPSYKPASEFLAIVLTDLGTSLKLAGNTEEGIQKYCEALEVDNHYAPAYYNLGVVYSEMMQFDTALTCYEKAALERPLYAEAYCNMGVIYKNRGELEAAIACYERCLTISPNFEIAKNNMAIALTDLGTKVKIEGDINQGVAYYKKALFYNWHYADAMYNLGVAYGEILNFEMAIVFYELALHFNPRCAEACNNLGVIYKDRDNLDKAVECYQMALSIKPNFSQSLNNLGVVYTVQGKMDAAASMIEKAIIANPTYAEAYNNLGVLYRDAGSITLAIQAYERCLQIDPDSRNAGQNRLLAMNYIDEGSDDKLYEAHREWGKRFMKLYPQHTSWDNSKIADRPLIIGYVSPDYFTHSVSYFIEAPLTHHDYTNCKVVVYSGVVKADAKTLRFKDKVLKKGGLWRDIYGIDEKKVASLVREDKVDILVELTGHTANNKLGTLACRPAPIQVTWIGYPNTTGLPTIDYRITDSLADAPSTKQKHVEELVRLPESFLCYTPSPEAGPVCPTPAISNGFITFGSFNNLAKITPKVLQVWARILCAVPNSRLVVKCKPFCCDSIRQKFLSTLEELGLESLRVDLLPLIHLNHDHMQAYSLMDISLDTFPYAGTTTTCESLYMGVPCVTMAGAVHAHNVGVSLLSKVGLGRLVAKTEDEYVNLALDLASDVNALQELRMSLRELMMKSPVCDGEKFTCGLEAAYRNMWHRYCDGDVPSLRHLELLQEHPIVNKQDSDKTAEKLADLKAQKANATVEEDKEPPIMANGATSPGSPASAKCEANGHCSQ